The DNA segment TAAAAATGGAATCTAAATTATTGGGAGTGCTATTCTTTGTTTTTCTGGCCTTTCAGGTGCCGGCCCAGGAAAAACATGAAGCTTATACGCAGCAAATCAACGGGACTAAGCTGAGCTTTGAAATGAAAGCCATTCCTGCCGGAGAATTCTTAATGGGCAGCAAAAAGGGCAAGGCAGATGAACAGCCGGTACATCCTGTTAAGCTTGCGCCCTTTTGGATGAGTACCTTTGAGGTTACCTGGGATATTTTTGAACCCTTTTTATATAAAGATTATGAAGCTAACCATAGCACAGGCGCTATACCTGCAAATGTAGATGCAGTTACCAGGCCTACAAAACCTTATTTAGATATGACTTTTGGTATGGGTAAAGAAGGGCAACCTGCTTTGGCAATGACCCATTATAATGCCATACAGTTTTGCAAATGGCTTTATGCAAGAACAGGAGTATTTTACCGATTGCCAACAGAAGCCGAATGGGAATATGCCTGCCGTGCTGGTAGTATTACAGAATATGCGTTTGGGGATGGAGCTGCTATGCTCGGTGAATATGCCTGGTATAAGGACAATTCTGAAGGTAAAACACATAAAGTTGGTCTGAAAAAACCAAATGCCTGGGGTTTACATGATATGTATGGAAATGTTGCTGAATGGACTTATGATCAGTACATTCCGGATTTTTATGCTAAGGTGATAGGTGATAAAGTAAATAACCCTGTAGCTGTACCGGATAAATTGTATGCGCACGTAATCAGAGGTGGCTCTTACGAGGATCTTGCTAAGGATTGCCGTTCGGCAACAAGATTACCTTCTGATCCTGTTTGGAAGCAGCTGGATCCGCAGATACCTAAAAGCAACTGGTGGTTTCCTGAAGCACCTTTTATAGGTATGCGTTTGGTGAGGCCGCTAAATATACCTGCTAAAGAGGAAATAGATGCATATTACAATGCTGCCCCCCTAAAAGATTATTAAAGAAAAGCACAAAAAAGAACCAAATAAACCTAAATCAAATGAACAAGGAAGGATTGCGTGACCAGCGTCGTGAATTTTTAAAAACCTCAGCACTTGTTGCCGGAGGGGTAATGCTAAATGGAGTTGCCTTTGCTGGTGGCGGAGCGCATTCATCAGTAGATGATACCATTAAAATTGCACTTATTGGTTGCGGTGGTCGCGGTGCAGGTGCCGCCACGCAGGCATTAAGCACTAAACAAAATATTAAGCTGGTAGCCATGGCTGACGCTTTTCAGGACAGGCTTGATGAAACTTACCAGACACTATCTGCAAAATTTGCAGCTAAAGTTGATGTACCTCAGGAACGCAGGTTTGTTGGATTTGATGCCTATCAAAAAGCGATTGCATTAGCAGATGTTGTACTGCTGGCAACGCCTCCGGGCTTCAGGCCTATGCATTTTGAAGAAGCCATCAACAAAAATAAACATGTCTTTATGGAAAAACCTGTGGCGGTAGATTCCCCGGGAATCCGTAAGGTACTGGAAATTGCTGAACTTGCGAAGCAAAAGAAACTAAATGTTGTGGTGGGCTTGCAGCGCAGGTATCAGGCCAATTACAGAGAGGCGCTTAAACGGATTCAGGACGGGGCAATTGGCGATATTACCGGGGGACAGGTGTACTGGAACAGTGGTGGTGTTTGGGTTAAACCACGTAAACCGGGCCAGACAGAAATGGAATACCAAATGCGTAACTGGTATTATTTTAACTGGCTTTGCGGAGACCATATTGTGGAACAGCATGTACACAATATTGACGTGGCAAACTGGGCGAAAAATGCGTATCCGGTTTCTATTCAGGGCACAGGGAGCAGGGCCTGGAGAACCGGAAAAGATTATGGCGAGATCTATGACAATCATGCAGTAGAGTTAACTTACGCAGATGGTGCTGTGATCTATAGCCAGTGTCGTCATTTTGAGGGTACTTCTAACCGTGTTGATGAAACTTTTCAAGGTACAAAAGGACGTTCTTATTTAGCCGCTGGTGGCAATAAGGCTGTATTGTGGGACCATAAGGGTAAGGAAATATATAACCACCCTACAAAGGATAATCCGAATCCCTATCAGACTGAACATGACGAATTGTTTGCAGCAATAGCTAAAGGTGAATACAAGTTTGCTGATGCAGAACGTGGCGCAAAAAGTTGCCTTACTGCTATTATTGGCCGGTACGCGACTTACTCTGGCCGTGTAATTAAATGGGATGATGCCCTGAAAGCAGACAATAGTTTGTTCCCTGCCCAATTGAGCTGGGATGCGAACCCTAAATTAATGCCCGATGCAAATGGTTTGTACCCTATCCCTACTCCTGGACAAACCAGGGTGATTTAAGCTGTTGTGTTGGTAATAGGTAAATATATCAGCTTGTTTTTGCTCTCGCTGATGAATTTCTTTTCTGGATATGCTGACTTGCGGGAGTATACCATTAAAGGTTATGCCCAGGGAACTGACTATACGGTTAAATATTTTGCAGCAGACAGCATTGTTACGAAAGCGGATATTGACCGTATTTTGAATGCTATAGATTCCTCTATGTCACTTTATAAACCTTATTCTTTAATATGCAGGTTTAATGCAGCTGATGAGGGTTTGCATCTGGACCAGCACCTTGTGAAGGTGATGCGCAAGTCATTTGCCGTTTACAAAGATACCCGGGGGAAATTTGATGCCACCGTTGAGCCGTTGGTACAGGCCTGGGGATTTGGTGCCAAGCCCATCATTAAATTCCCTGATAGTGCGGAAGTTAAAATGCTGTTAGCTTGTGTGGGTATGAATAACCTGAGTTTAAAAGGAGATTATCTTAAAAAAAGCAGGCCTTGTATAAAACTGGACCTGAACGGGATTGCACAGGGCTATAGTGTAGATGTTATTGCCGATTATCTGCAACAAAAAAAAATAAAGTCCTTTGTTGTGGAATTAGGAGGAGAACTTAGAATGAAAGGACCTAAGCCTGACGGAAGCTCGCTACGTATTGGTATTGAAGGCCCCGCAATGACTGCGGATGCTGAACCTGTGATCAAACATGTCGTCCGTATTAATAATGGCGCAATAACAACTGCAGGAAATTATAGAAAATACCTGCTAAACGGGGCAAAAAAAATTGCACACCTTATTGATCCTAAAACGGGCTATCCTTTAGACAATGCATTGATCAGCGTAACGATTTATGCAAAGGACGCCATTACTGCCGATGGTTATGATAGTCCGATTATGGCAATGGGCGTTAAAGAAGCCCTGGATTTTGTCAAAGCAAGGAAGGGAATGGAAGCTTACATTATTTATCACAAGAAAGATGGTAGTGTGGCCGACACACTGACCAGTGGTTTCAGGAAAATGCTGGTAGACTAAACTTTAATTATATACCAAACAACCAAAATATGAACAGAATAGATTTTATAAAAAACAGTTTGGCGGCAGCAGGAGCAATTGTTGCAGGTTCTGCTATACCAGCAATCGCAGCGGATAAGACTGCTTTGCATAGCAGCAGATGGTCTGCTGGTAAAATTTTTAACCTGGATTATGCGCCACATCAGGGGATGTTTAAGCAGCATGCCGGAGACAACTTTCTGGATCAGATCAGGTTTATGCACGACCAGGGTTTCCGTTCTATAGAAGACAATGGTTATTTGAAAAGAACTATTGAAGAACAAACAAAAATAGGTGAGTTACTGGCCAAGCTGGGCATGAGAATGGGTGTATTTGTGGTAGATGGTGGTGACAACTGGAAAATATCACTAACCACTGGAAAAAAAGAATTTAAAGACAAATTCATAGAGACCTGCAAGCTTTCTATTGAAGCTGCTAAAAGATGTAATGCGAAATGGTTAACCGTAGTACCGGGCTTTTATGAACGAAAGCTGCCTTATGGCAACCAGTTTGCAAATGTGGTAGATGCGATGCGGGCAGGGGCTGAGCTATTTGAACCTCATGGCCTGATCATGGTGTTGGAAACGCTAAGTGATACACCGGAATTATTTTTGCAACAAACACATGAAACTTATGCGGTTTGTAAAGCTGTTAAAAGTCCGTCCTGTAAAATTCTATACGACATTTATCACATGCAGAAAATGGAAGGACAGCTGATGGTGAATATGGACCGTTGCTGGGAGGAGATTGCCTATATACAGATAGGTGATAATCCAGGTAGAAAAGAACCTACAACAGGAGAGATCAATTATAAGAACCTGTTTAAACACATTTATGAAAAAGGTTACAAAGGTGTTATGGGTATGGAACATGGCAATTCCAAACCCGGTAAGGATGGAGAGCTGCGGGTGATACAGGCCTATAGGGAATGTGATGATTTTCTTTCGTAACCATAGCAGTGATGTTAAAATAAATTGAGCTGAACTTTAGGAACTTTGAAAAGACTGGAATCCAGCTTTGGTTTAATTTCATTGAGGTGGTTCAGGCGGCAATGAAGTTTAAAGCTATCCTTGATCAATTTGGCAATATTTCCGTCTCCCCTCATTCTGTCGCCAAACCTGCTGTCATTCACGCTTCCTCCATGACAAGACTGGATGGCATGCCATACTTTTTCAAAGCGGTCGGGATAGTTTTTTCGTAGCCAGTCTTCAAATATTCCGCCTATTGCACCATTCAGCCTTACTACAGTGTATCCTGCTGCTATAGCCCCACAATTGGCAATTGTTTTTAAAATAACAGGGATTTCATGATCGCTTAAACCAGGTACCAATGGTGCTACCATTACACCCATAGGGATACCAGCCCCACTCAGCTGTTCTATTATTTTGAGTCGCTGTTTTGCTGTGGTAGTCCTGGGTTCCATTTTCTGACGCAATTTTTCATTCAGGCTGTTGATGGATACATAAACCATACAGAGGTTTAGTTTGGCCATTTCAGCAAGCAGGTCTATATCTCTCAATATCAATGCATTTTTTGTGATCATGCCAATCGGTTGCCGGTATTCCAATGCAATTTCCAGTAATTGTCTGGTGATCATAAATTTTCTTTCAGCAGGTTGGTAGCAATCTGTATTGCCAAATAAAGAAATAACGGAGGCGTCCCAGCCTTTACGTTCAAGGAATTTTTTAAATAAGGCCGGAGCATCTGTTTTTACGACGATCTTTCGTTCAAAATCCAGACCTGCACTAAAGCCCCAGTATTCATGTGCGTTACGTGCATAACAGTAAGTGCAGCCATGCTCGCAGCCCTGATAGGGATTAAGAGAATAGGCCATGCCAACATCCGGGCTGTCTACCTTGTTGACAATTGACTTTGATTTTCCAAAAATGAAAGTAGTTTTCCGGTCTTCTTCTTCCCATTCATCAATTCCTTCACTATGCTCCTTTGCATAATCATTTTTAGCAAAACGGTTATTTGGATTGAGTTGGGCCCCACGGCCTTTAACATAATTGTCAGGTTTTTCGTTGTCTAATATCATTAGTTAAAATTGCTAATAATATTAGTAATATGCAAATTTGTGTTAAACTTTAGATAGAGGGAGGCTTATGATATCAGTCTAATTTTATCATTATTTTTCTTCAATTCCCATTTTTTGCATCACCACATCACTTACTCCAGTCGAAGAGTAGCCCCCATCGTGGAAAAGGTTTTGCATGGTAACCATTCGGGTAAGGTCAGAGAACAAGGTAATGCAGTAATCTGCGCAGGATGCTGCATCCGCATTGCCCAATGGTGCAATGGCATCAGCATAATCATAGAAATCTCCAAAACCTTTGATGCCCGAACCGGCGGTAGTTTTTGTAGGTGATTGGGAAACCGTATTGATACGTACTTTTTTCTCTAATCCATAATAGTAGCCGAAGCTGCGGGCAATGGATTCCAGCATGGCTTTGATATCGGCCATATCTGTATAAAAAGGATAGGTACGCTGTGCGGCCATATAGCTCAAGGCAACCACACTACCCCCTTCATTAATGGCATCTAATTTTTTTGCTATTGCCAGCATTTTATGAAAAGACAAAGCCGAAACATCGATGCCTTTCAAAAAATAATCATAGTTTGATTCTGTATAAGGAATCTTTTTGCGAATATTTACGCTCATGCCAATAGAGTGCAGTACGAAGTCTATTTTTCCACCTAATATTTCTTGTGATTGGATAAACAGGTTAGTCAGGTCGTCCACATTTGTAGCGTCAGCCGGAACAATTTGTGCATTTGTTTTTTCTGCCAGTGCATTAATTTCTCCCATGCGCATGGCAACAGGTGCATTGGTCAAAACAAAGGTTGCACCCTCTTCGTGAGCTTTCTCAGCTACCTTCCACGCGATTGAATTCTGATCTAATGCACCAGTAATAATGCCGCGTTTACCTTTTAATAAGTTATACATAAAATTTTGTTTTTTAAAACAGGCCGAAGTTAAGGAAATTTTCTTTTGTCAAAAGCCTAGCTTTTATAACCAAGCAGATCTCTGGCATTTTCTATAGCTGGTGCACCAGGTGTTTTGCCACTTAACATTTCTGCAATCACTTGTATGCGGTCTGTTTTATTCAATTTGCGAATCCCGGTGGTCGTGCGTTCAGTTTCCTCATTTTTATAAACAAAATAATGCGCATCGCCTTTTGCTGCAATCTGAGGAAGATGGGTAATACAGATCACCTGCATGTTTTTTTCAAGCGCTCCAATAACTTTACCTACGCGAAGCGCTGTTTCTCCGGAAATACCGGTATCTATCTCATCAAATATTAAAGTAGGTAAGGAAGTGTATTTGGCCATAATAGATTTAATAGCGAGCATTAAACGCGAAAGCTCACCTCCGGATGCTACTTTGCCCACAGGAGCAGGAGGTTGACCTGTATTTGCCGAAAACAAGAGACTAATAATGTCTTTTCCGTCCTTATTCAATTCAGCACTTTGCTGCTGTTCGATTTTTATTTTAGCATTGGGCATACCTACCTGTTGGAGCAATTCTCTAACGCTACTTTCCGTATGAAGAATCGATTTGTTGCGGTTAAGGGATAATTTACCTGCTGTCTCCTCAAGTTCCCGATGGAGTTTTTCCTGCGCTTTATTCATACGTTCAATCTCTTCATCACCGCTTAAAAGATTGGCCAGGTTTTCTGAAAGCTGTGCCTGAATGGCAGTTAATTCTTCAATGCTGTTTACCCTGTGCTTTTGTTGTAAACTATAAACAAGGTCTAAACGGGTATTGATCTCTTCAATCCTTAAAGGATTAAAAATTATGTTTTCTTCCAGTGCAGATGTTTCTTCAGCAATATCTTTGATCTCGATCAGGGCAGAACGTAAACGGTCATTTAATGCTCCGTATGCAGGATTAAATTTCTCAATGCTTTGCAGTTGATTAACCGCTTCTTTGAGGATTGGAAGTACGGCTGTTTCCTGCTCGCTTAATAGGTTATAACTGGTCAGCAGGCTTCTTTTAATACTTTCCGAATTGTTCAGCATCTGCAGTTCGGTCTCCAGTTTTTCCTGTTCACCGGTCTGAAGATCTGCATTTTCCAGTTCATTGAACAAAAACTGCTCATAATCCTGCCTGTTTCGTGCTTCATCTGCTTTGTTCTGCAATTCGGTTAACTGACGTTGTTGCTGTTTATATAGCTTAAACTGATTGCGGTAATCCTGGAGTAAAGGCTGATGTCCGGCAAGAGTATCTACTACTGATAATTGGAATTCAGGATCATTAACTTCCAGTGTGGCATGCTGTGAATGGATGTCTATCAATCGTTCGCCTACCTGTTTCATTACAGTAAGGGTTACTGGTGTATCGTTAATAAAGGCCCTCGATTTCCCATCTGTAGTGATCTCCCTTCTTAAAGTACTTTCTTTATGGAAATCGAGGTCATTTTCTTCAAACAAAGCCTGCAAATGAGCGCTGACCAGTAAAAAATGTCCTTCAATGATGCATTTCTTATCCTGATTAAAAAAGTACTTAGTCTCGGCACGCTGCCCCAGTATCAGCGATAAAGCACCTAGCATGATTGATTTACCTGCGCCGGTTTCACCGGTAATGATATTTAAACCACTGTCAAGTTCCAGCTCAACACTGTCAATCAAAGCATAATTGCGGATGGAAAGTTTTTGTAGCATATACATTGCTAAATTATGAAAACTTAGCGATGAACAACAAAAAAAGGCAGAAGATTATCTACTGCCTTTTTTATCTTGTATGTTGGTCAGGTTAAAATGATGTGGTATCCGCTTTAATTGTTTTTTTCTTCAAAGTTTCTACATCCTCATCAAACTTTTTCTTCAGGTCCTGGTATGCTTTAGAGGCTTCGAGTGTTTTAGTCTCTTCAGATTTTTGCTTAAAAATAGGGGCCGAGAAGTGCAGTCGCATCTTTTCTGATAACTTGGCCTTATCCAATTCTTTTTTAAATTCAGGTGAATTTAATTTTATCGCGATTTCCCGGCTATGTTCAATAAGCTGTTTTTGCTGATTTTTCCATTCAGCAGAATTAAAAAACAGCTGGATTCTTTCTGAATTTTTTTTAATATCCTGCTGTTGTTTTTTCCACTCTTTCGAATCAAAGAATTTTTTCATCTTTTCTGAATTCTTTTTAATGTCCTCACTGTTTTTTGTCCATTCTTCAGCACTGAACTGTTTTTGCAGGTCTTCAGACATTTTTTTGAAACCCGACTGCCATTCCGGAGACATGGTAAACGTCAGACTTTTATTGACCACCGAATCGATATTGAAATCGAAATCGCCCTTGCTTACAAAGGTATCTTTGATCACTTCTTTTCTTAAACTGTCGGGCATTTCCTTTACAGAATTGTATTCCTGCTTACGGCCACTGGCATCAATGGTCACAATTTTAAACTTGTGTTTCTTTCTGGTTGTGTCCTGTCTTAAGAGAGGCAGCACATTCAATTTTACTAATGGATTGCTGAAATGTCGAATTTTTGCTTCAGAAAGCGGAGCCGGGACAGGAGGCACAGGTAAAACAGGTACCTGAGGTTTTAGGAAGGCCGGTTCGGTTTTTTCAGGACTGATCCAGGCCAGCGATATTACGGTAGCTATTGTCAAAGTGATGGCAAAAATCTGCTGTTTGGCATTCATATAATTGGTCTTCATATCTGTAATTCTTTTAATGCGCTGGTATAAATGTTGGTTGCTGCCATTTGCTGCCATTGACAAAGCAGGTGTTGTTTTGTCTTTAAGGATTTCAAGTTTTAACAACGCATGTGCATAAGTTAATGGTGTTCCTGTGAGTTTAAGTACAAGATCGTCGCAGGCATGTTCACGTTCTATATTGATAAACCTGCTGCTTAACCAGATGAAAGGATTAAAAAACATTAAGGTCTCGATGGCAGTTTTAATCAGATTGAGCAGGTAATCGTTTCTTCGGATATGCGAAAGTTCATGGATCAATATGGCTTCCACCTGCTTGATGTCCAGTTGCGCCACAAGCGCTATGGGAAACAATACCATTGGTTTAAAATAACCTATTACGAGCGGTATATTTACCTGGTCAGAAAGGTAGAAACTGATGGGCTGACGGAGCCCCAGCCTGGATAGCATTTCCTTAAAAACCTTTAACCAGGCTTCGGGAACAGATGTTTTGTCCGCCTCCTTAAGCTTATGCAGCTTTCTATAGCCCGCGGCAAGGATCAGCAGCTGGCACAACAGGCCAATGGCGTAAACATTAACAATATAAGGAAAAAACTGCTCTGTTTTCTGGTTGATCCCATCAGACAGGTCCGATGCATATTGCATCAGCACAATTTCTTTATTACCTGCAGAAATAAGCATATCATTAGCAGGAAGCTTAAAAATTGAGAAAAAAGTAATGCAGAAGCCTGCAAACATCAGACTTATGGCACCATAAGCCAGGTTGTGCTTTAGTTTTGCCGTCATTTTTGGAAAAAAGGCAATTAGAAGTAAAAGTACTCCATAAATAATTGCAGCTTGCCA comes from the Pedobacter heparinus DSM 2366 genome and includes:
- a CDS encoding FAD:protein FMN transferase, coding for MNFFSGYADLREYTIKGYAQGTDYTVKYFAADSIVTKADIDRILNAIDSSMSLYKPYSLICRFNAADEGLHLDQHLVKVMRKSFAVYKDTRGKFDATVEPLVQAWGFGAKPIIKFPDSAEVKMLLACVGMNNLSLKGDYLKKSRPCIKLDLNGIAQGYSVDVIADYLQQKKIKSFVVELGGELRMKGPKPDGSSLRIGIEGPAMTADAEPVIKHVVRINNGAITTAGNYRKYLLNGAKKIAHLIDPKTGYPLDNALISVTIYAKDAITADGYDSPIMAMGVKEALDFVKARKGMEAYIIYHKKDGSVADTLTSGFRKMLVD
- a CDS encoding PA0069 family radical SAM protein, which produces MILDNEKPDNYVKGRGAQLNPNNRFAKNDYAKEHSEGIDEWEEEDRKTTFIFGKSKSIVNKVDSPDVGMAYSLNPYQGCEHGCTYCYARNAHEYWGFSAGLDFERKIVVKTDAPALFKKFLERKGWDASVISLFGNTDCYQPAERKFMITRQLLEIALEYRQPIGMITKNALILRDIDLLAEMAKLNLCMVYVSINSLNEKLRQKMEPRTTTAKQRLKIIEQLSGAGIPMGVMVAPLVPGLSDHEIPVILKTIANCGAIAAGYTVVRLNGAIGGIFEDWLRKNYPDRFEKVWHAIQSCHGGSVNDSRFGDRMRGDGNIAKLIKDSFKLHCRLNHLNEIKPKLDSSLFKVPKVQLNLF
- a CDS encoding M56 family metallopeptidase; its protein translation is METIVNNLIKATGWSIFHSLWQAAIIYGVLLLLIAFFPKMTAKLKHNLAYGAISLMFAGFCITFFSIFKLPANDMLISAGNKEIVLMQYASDLSDGINQKTEQFFPYIVNVYAIGLLCQLLILAAGYRKLHKLKEADKTSVPEAWLKVFKEMLSRLGLRQPISFYLSDQVNIPLVIGYFKPMVLFPIALVAQLDIKQVEAILIHELSHIRRNDYLLNLIKTAIETLMFFNPFIWLSSRFINIEREHACDDLVLKLTGTPLTYAHALLKLEILKDKTTPALSMAANGSNQHLYQRIKRITDMKTNYMNAKQQIFAITLTIATVISLAWISPEKTEPAFLKPQVPVLPVPPVPAPLSEAKIRHFSNPLVKLNVLPLLRQDTTRKKHKFKIVTIDASGRKQEYNSVKEMPDSLRKEVIKDTFVSKGDFDFNIDSVVNKSLTFTMSPEWQSGFKKMSEDLQKQFSAEEWTKNSEDIKKNSEKMKKFFDSKEWKKQQQDIKKNSERIQLFFNSAEWKNQQKQLIEHSREIAIKLNSPEFKKELDKAKLSEKMRLHFSAPIFKQKSEETKTLEASKAYQDLKKKFDEDVETLKKKTIKADTTSF
- a CDS encoding Gfo/Idh/MocA family protein; amino-acid sequence: MNKEGLRDQRREFLKTSALVAGGVMLNGVAFAGGGAHSSVDDTIKIALIGCGGRGAGAATQALSTKQNIKLVAMADAFQDRLDETYQTLSAKFAAKVDVPQERRFVGFDAYQKAIALADVVLLATPPGFRPMHFEEAINKNKHVFMEKPVAVDSPGIRKVLEIAELAKQKKLNVVVGLQRRYQANYREALKRIQDGAIGDITGGQVYWNSGGVWVKPRKPGQTEMEYQMRNWYYFNWLCGDHIVEQHVHNIDVANWAKNAYPVSIQGTGSRAWRTGKDYGEIYDNHAVELTYADGAVIYSQCRHFEGTSNRVDETFQGTKGRSYLAAGGNKAVLWDHKGKEIYNHPTKDNPNPYQTEHDELFAAIAKGEYKFADAERGAKSCLTAIIGRYATYSGRVIKWDDALKADNSLFPAQLSWDANPKLMPDANGLYPIPTPGQTRVI
- a CDS encoding hydroxypyruvate isomerase family protein; protein product: MNRIDFIKNSLAAAGAIVAGSAIPAIAADKTALHSSRWSAGKIFNLDYAPHQGMFKQHAGDNFLDQIRFMHDQGFRSIEDNGYLKRTIEEQTKIGELLAKLGMRMGVFVVDGGDNWKISLTTGKKEFKDKFIETCKLSIEAAKRCNAKWLTVVPGFYERKLPYGNQFANVVDAMRAGAELFEPHGLIMVLETLSDTPELFLQQTHETYAVCKAVKSPSCKILYDIYHMQKMEGQLMVNMDRCWEEIAYIQIGDNPGRKEPTTGEINYKNLFKHIYEKGYKGVMGMEHGNSKPGKDGELRVIQAYRECDDFLS
- the recN gene encoding DNA repair protein RecN, coding for MLQKLSIRNYALIDSVELELDSGLNIITGETGAGKSIMLGALSLILGQRAETKYFFNQDKKCIIEGHFLLVSAHLQALFEENDLDFHKESTLRREITTDGKSRAFINDTPVTLTVMKQVGERLIDIHSQHATLEVNDPEFQLSVVDTLAGHQPLLQDYRNQFKLYKQQQRQLTELQNKADEARNRQDYEQFLFNELENADLQTGEQEKLETELQMLNNSESIKRSLLTSYNLLSEQETAVLPILKEAVNQLQSIEKFNPAYGALNDRLRSALIEIKDIAEETSALEENIIFNPLRIEEINTRLDLVYSLQQKHRVNSIEELTAIQAQLSENLANLLSGDEEIERMNKAQEKLHRELEETAGKLSLNRNKSILHTESSVRELLQQVGMPNAKIKIEQQQSAELNKDGKDIISLLFSANTGQPPAPVGKVASGGELSRLMLAIKSIMAKYTSLPTLIFDEIDTGISGETALRVGKVIGALEKNMQVICITHLPQIAAKGDAHYFVYKNEETERTTTGIRKLNKTDRIQVIAEMLSGKTPGAPAIENARDLLGYKS
- a CDS encoding formylglycine-generating enzyme family protein, translated to MESKLLGVLFFVFLAFQVPAQEKHEAYTQQINGTKLSFEMKAIPAGEFLMGSKKGKADEQPVHPVKLAPFWMSTFEVTWDIFEPFLYKDYEANHSTGAIPANVDAVTRPTKPYLDMTFGMGKEGQPALAMTHYNAIQFCKWLYARTGVFYRLPTEAEWEYACRAGSITEYAFGDGAAMLGEYAWYKDNSEGKTHKVGLKKPNAWGLHDMYGNVAEWTYDQYIPDFYAKVIGDKVNNPVAVPDKLYAHVIRGGSYEDLAKDCRSATRLPSDPVWKQLDPQIPKSNWWFPEAPFIGMRLVRPLNIPAKEEIDAYYNAAPLKDY
- a CDS encoding enoyl-ACP reductase FabI, with the translated sequence MYNLLKGKRGIITGALDQNSIAWKVAEKAHEEGATFVLTNAPVAMRMGEINALAEKTNAQIVPADATNVDDLTNLFIQSQEILGGKIDFVLHSIGMSVNIRKKIPYTESNYDYFLKGIDVSALSFHKMLAIAKKLDAINEGGSVVALSYMAAQRTYPFYTDMADIKAMLESIARSFGYYYGLEKKVRINTVSQSPTKTTAGSGIKGFGDFYDYADAIAPLGNADAASCADYCITLFSDLTRMVTMQNLFHDGGYSSTGVSDVVMQKMGIEEK